A segment of the Opitutia bacterium genome:
ATCGTCGACAGATTGGCTGCAGTGACTGACTGCATCGCTCCCTGCATTGCCGCGAGGGAGTTCGAGATTACCGCAGCGGCGAACGCCGCGTTCATAGCGGCCCGCTCACTTGACGTAGGCGTGTGAAAGCTCCCATCGGATCCGATGATAACATCCATGAACCCCATATCGTTTCGATCGCCTGAACCGGTGAGGGCCGTAGAGCCAGTGAACTGATCAATCCCCCAACCAACTCCGGTGCCGCCATCGACGTCTTTGGTATCCAGGCCCAACCTGTCCCAAGAGTTCACGCCATTATTTCGACAGAACGCGTAGAGATTCAGTCCGCCCTGCTCCTCGCTCGGGTCGCGGTTCACGAACCGACCTAAGCTCGGGCTGTAATATCTTAGGCCGTAGTAGACCAGACCCGTCTCGTTGTCGGTGTATTTGGTGGAGAAACGGAACGGGTTGGACTGTGCGACCGGGCCTTCGGCACGGAGCGTCTCGCCGAATGGGCCGTATTCGTAGAGGGCGGAAAAGGCCCCCGTCGCCGGGTTGACCAGTCCGCCGAGATTGCCGTTGGCGTCGTAGACGACGGCATGCGCGCCCTGCCCGAAAAGCCAAACCTGCAAGAGAGCTCCCACGCCGCCCGAACGCACGAGGTCCCCGACAACATCGAGACCCCAATGGTAGGCACCGGCAAGCGTCAGCGTGCTGCCGGAGACGGTGTATTCGGCGATGAGATTCCAGCCGTCGTAGATGAAGCGGCGCTCGCCTTGGAGCACCCAGCCGGAGCTCCACGTGAAGGCTTGTTTGGAAACTCGGCGGCCTTGGTGGTCGTAGGTAAAGACGAAACGCTGGTTGGGCGCGCCGAGCGAGGCGGCAACGGCGGTGGTCTGGATGGAGACGAGTCGATTCTCGGCGTCCCAAGTGTAGTCCCATTGCTCGTCAGAGGTGAGGTTGCCGTCGAAGTCGTATTGGTAGGTTTGTCCGGTGCGGGCTAGGTAGACGCCGCGCGTGTTGCTACCACCGTAGGAGCTGGCGGTGGTCAGGCTGAGCCAGAGCGCGGCGGTGGCGTTGTTGGCGCAGAAGGCGGTGGAAAAGTATTCGCCTTGGCGGGCGACGCCGGTGGCGGATCCGTTGACCGATACGGTGGCGGCAGCGGGGGCGAGTCCGGTGACAGCGACCGAGCCGTGCGGACTGCGAGTGGCGATCTGGTTGAGGGGACTGCTGGTGTAGCCGGTAGCGTGGCTGTCCACGGACGAACTGATGCGGTTGCCGATATTGTCGAAGCTGAAGCCGTAGTCGCGTTGGCCGACGGGCTGCGAGAGGTCGGTCGGATTGGTGCCGTGGTAGCTCTTGGCGGAGGTGACTTCGGAGCGGTCGTCGTAGGTCCATTTGGTGACGAGGCCGCCGCCGATGTAGCGATTGAACATGTTGCCGGATTGAATGAGCTCGGTGCGGCGGAGCAGGCTGTCGTAGGCGTAGTCGAACTTGGCGAGGGTGGCGGTAGAGAACTTCGTCTCCAGCACATCGAGGTTGTCAGCGTTGGTGAGATAGGTGCGAGTCTGCGTCCAGCCGGAGGCGGTGTCGGCAATGGAGGCCAGCAGCGTGGAGTTGGGGGTATAGGCGTAGTTGAAGGTCGTCCCGTCGGCGCTGACCGCGTTAAGACGGCCGTAAGAGTCGTAGCCGTAGCTGGAAGTGATGTCGGTGCCGGTGCCGCTCGCACCGCTGAGAGAGTAGCCTTGGTAGCGGCCGACGACGCCAGAAGTCTGGTAGCTTCGGGAGAGGACACGACTGGCGAAGGTGCTCGGAAGCGTCTCCGACGTCGGCAACATGGTCGTGGCACCATAGGCGAATGATCGCGTGCCGGTGGCGTCGGTGACGGTGGCGGTTTGGCCGAGGCGGTTGTGGGTGTAGCTGAGGTCGGGCGTGGAGTCGGAGTAATCGAGGCCGGTTTGCTCGCCGGTCACGGCCGAATAAGAATACGTGGTCGTGACGTTGCGCGCCCACGTGCGGGTCTTGAGCTGGAGACGGGCGTCGTAGGTGTAGCTGACGGTTTTGTTGGCGGCGTCCGTCTTGCTGGTAAGGGTGCCAGTGGCGGGGTCGTAGGCCCAAGTGGTGAGGTCGGCGGGGCCGGCGGTGGCGGGCCAGGTGGGCTGGCCCCAGTCGCTGCCGCCACGGAAGGTGGCCATCGCGGTGCGTTCGCCATAGGCGCTGTAGTCGTAAGCGACCGGGTAGGTGGTCGCGCCCCATTGGGTGCCGATTTCGCCGCGTGCGGTGTAACTGAAGTAACGGGTCTTGCCCTGCGCATTGGTCTCGGCGGTGAGGCGGCCGGTGGCGGCGCTGTAGGTGTAGCTGGTCTGGTTGCCGGCGGTATCCTTCTTGAACTGCACCTTTCCGGCGGCGCCGATGTTGCCGTTGGGATAGTAGGCGGTCTCGGCGTTGCCGGTGCGGGGATCGACTTCGCCGATGAGGCGGCGGAAGTGGTCGTAGGTGTAGCTGTAGGTGAGATTTTGCGCGGTCTGCTTTTTGAGGAGCAGGCCGTTGCGGGTCCAAGTGATGTCGTCGACTGAGGAGCCGGGCACGTCGGTCGTGACGGTGACGAGGCGGGCCGGGCGATTGAGCGTGGTCGTGGCAACGGTGGCGTTGCCGAAGAGGTCGTAGTTGTGCGCCTGTAGAAACGCGATTCCGCCAGCGTAGTTGCCGCCGGCGTAGGGCAGCAGGCGGGTGAGCTGCTTGGATTGCTGAAGCGGCGTGGCGCTGTTGTCTTGGTTGTAGACGTAGTTGAGGGTCTGCGTCCACCATGCGCCACCGGCGCTAACGATAGTGGTTTCGGACTTCTGGATCCGGTCCATCGAAGCGAGGTCAAGCTGGCCGTTGGCATTCACGTCCAAACCGGAGAATTCGAGTTCGCCGAGGGCGTTGTAGGTGTAGAGGGTGTTGGCGAGGTTGGTTTGCTCGAGCCGGACGAGCTGGCCGAAAGTGTTGTAGACGGAGATTTTGTTGAAGGTGATGCCGGCCAGCGTGGTTGGGCGCTCTTCGCGGGTGCTGCGACCGAGCCAATCGCGATAGGATTTCACCCAGCGAGGAGAGCTGGCGGTGGCGAGGTTGGTTTGCTGGATAACGGAGCCGCCGGTGCCGATCGACTTGCTACAATGCTCGGCGACGATGGCGGTGCCGGTGACGGAGGCAGTCGAGCCGTCGCGCAGGCGGCTGACGACTTTCGTCGCGCCGCCGGGCAACGTGGCGGTGACGGTGCGACCGGCGTTGGTGTAGGCGTAGGTGGTGGAAAGGCCGTCCTCAGCGGTTTCGGAAACGAGCTGACCAGCGAGATTGTAGGAGGCGCTGGACACACGGCCGGGCTGGTTGTTCGACGCGAGAACGGCGGTCTGGGTGACGCGACCAAGAAGGTCCACGGTATAAACCGTGCGGAGCGCGGGTTGCCCGGGCCAAATCGGCGTCTCGCCGGGCTGACCCAACTCTTCGCGCTCGGTGACTTGGTTGAGCGCGTTGTAGGTGTATTTGGTGATAGTGCCGTCGGGTCGCGTTTCCGCGCGGAGCCGGCCGGCGACATAGGTGCCGCTCCAGAGTTCGCCGGTGTGGGTCTGCTTCGAGGCAAGTGTGCCGTCGATGTTGTAAGCGCGCTTTTCCCAGCCGATGAGTTGGAAACTGGTGCCGCCGACGAAGACGTAGGTGAGGTTCAGCACCGGGCGGGCGAACACGTCGTAGATGGTCTGCGTGCGGAGCGATTTGAACGGCACCATCCACACGGGATCGATCGCGGTGGTGGAAATCGTATCGGTCGTAAACTGCACCGCTCCCATGCCAGGATTGGTCGAGGCACCCGTGAGAAAAGTGTCGCAACGCGCGCTGCCGGCTCCGGGAGCGAAACCCGTTTGCGACCACTGCGTGGTGCTTTCGGTGTAGTCTGCGTAGGTGCCGGTGTGGTAACTGGCGGAGGTGCGGGTGCCGTCGGGATTGGTCTGCGAGTAGAGTTTGCCGGCGTAGTCGGGGTTGGCCCACGATGCGAAGGTGCGCGTGACGGTGGTTTCGTAGGCGGAGGCGCCGGAGTAGGCGCGCTGGGTGCGGGTGACAATGGGCGCGTCGCCACTGGGCCAAACCGAGTAGGCGGTGGAAAGGCTTATGGGCAGCGGATCGAAAACGGGGAACCCGTTAGAGGGGTCGACTGTGGCCGTAGGCGTCGCGTAGTAGACGCGGCCAACGGAGGTTGCGCCAACCTGGGTTTCAACTCCGGCAAGCTGGGACAGGAAGCTGAGGCCGGGAACGATTTGCACATTCGCATTCGTGGCGATGCTCTCGGCGGCGTAGGCATAGGACATCACTTGCGCGGTGCCGGAAGTTTCGCTCGGCGCATCGTCCCACGGACGGAGAATTTGCTTCAGTTGGCCGTAGCGCGCGGAGTCCTCGTAGTAGGAGTAGGTTTCCCACGAACCGTCGGGACGGGTGATTTTCTTGAGCTTGCCGACGCTGGCGCTGCCGGGTGACCAGTAGACCGCGCCGACGTTGTAGTAGGAGTAGCTACCCGCATGGTAGTCGTAGGTGGTGGTGAGCGCCGCGCCCTGCGGGTCATTGACTTCGCTGGTGATTTCCGTGCCCCACGGAAACGTCTGAAAGGTCCGCTGCACTTTGCTGACGGTCCCGACAGTAGTGGTTTCGGTCCACTGGCCACTGGAAGGCGTGGTGGCGACGACCACGACATCGCGCGCGCCGTCGGCCTGGGACATGACGAGCGCGTATTGGCCGGCGCGGAGCTCGCGCTTGATGATCCAATGGTCGGTTTTGGTGGCGGGATTGCCGGCGTCGTCGAGATAGGGCTGGGTGCGTTTGAGATCGATGCCGTAGGCGGGATCTAGCGTGCTACCGTTGGGATTCGGATTGCTAACTTCGTAGGTCACGAAGGGCGTCGCGCCGTTGACGTTCGGCACGTGGTCGGTGTCGGCGGTGATGCCAGTTATCCACGTGTCTCCCGTGTAGAACTTGATCGAATAACCGCGATTGGCACCGCGCTCGATGATGACGACGACGTTGTCCGCGTCGATGTATTTGAGCGACCCGTCGGCGTAGGCGGCAGTGTAGATGCCTTGGGCCACTGAGCCGTCGTAGCTCAGCGAAGAGTTCGAGAGGAGCGCGTCGTCGAACTCGCGCTGCCACCAGCGGACTGCGCCTGCCCAATTGCCGTCGGGCATTGCGCCGAGGCTGATGCCCCAGTTGACCTTCGGTTGCAGAGAAGGATTGGTGCCGTAGCCGGCGGCGAGCGAGAAGAGTCCGTCGGCGGGGGTGAGCGTGAGGTTCACGCTGTAGCTGATTGAACCCTGCGCGCGGAAGGTGGTGCGCGGCGAGAGCGGACAATACGGCCGACCGATCTTTAGGACATAACCCGCCGGCACGTCGAATTGGATGTCGGCCCAGTCGTAATCGCCGGCGGAAAATTGAAAACTGTAGAGCTGACCTGGCTTCACCGAGAAAGCGAAGTTCGCGCCGTCGGTCGTCGTCGCCTTGTTGGGGCCGTTGTCGGGCGCCACGTCGAGAACGCGAGTGCCAGGTGACGAGGCTGCGGCCGCGTTCATGTAGTAGAGGCCGTTGACGCGGAGCTTGCCGCGAACGCCGAGCAGAACTTCGTTTGGCTGGTAGGGCTTGATCTGCGCGAAAAGGGTGGCGCCGGGCAGCAACGCGAGCAGCGCGCACCGCGCGAGAAGGAGGAAAATCGAGCGGCTCATTTGGTGTCAAGCCGCAGGCCGGTGGTGAGCTGTTCCTCGATGGCGCGCAGTTCGCCGAGCTTCTGCTGCTCCAGCGCTTGCACGCGATCGCGCTTGCGTGCGGACTTCGTCTCCTTCGCGGCGCGCCGCGCGTCATTGCGGGCGGTAATCAGTTCCAGCATGAGGTCGTTTTTCTGGGCCTGGAGTTTCCTCATTTCTGCTGGAGCGAGGCGGACGAAGCCGGCCGGCACCGGCTGGGGGCGCTCGGCAGAGGAAGCGACCGGAGATTTGGATTGGGCCAATGCGGCCACTGCAGTGCATCCTAACACGAGGAGGCGGAGCCATGTTTTCATCGCAGAGAAAAGGTGAATGGGAAGAAGACGGACCGCGCCGCAGCTCAGAGCGGCGTAAAGACGACGAATGACGCGGCGGTGGTGACGTTGAGCGTGGCCGCAGGGGACTCACTTCCATCGGTGGCAATGGCACGCACACTGTAAGCATACGGTGTGCTCGGCTGGGCGTTGAAATCGCTGAACGCCGTGCTGTTCCAAGGAGAACTGTTGAGCTTAGCGCCGTTCCGATAGACGTTGTAGCCGGTGGCCCCGGAAACAGATGTCCAACTAAGCGCAACCTCATAGGAGAGACGGTTGACCGCTTGTAGGTTGGCGGGAGCGGACAGACCGCTAACGGTGAAGACGATCCACTGATCGACGTAGTTGTAGCCGGAAGTGTCGACCACGCGCACCTGCCACGTGTATGGGCCGGTTTGCGTCGGGGTGTAGCTTTGCGAACCCGGTTGCTGGTTGCCAAGCGACTCCAAGGTGCCGTCCGGCCGCCAGATCGTGCCGCCGATCCAGCCAATGCCGAAGTTCGCGAAGCCGGCGCGCGTGAGCGTCACTGGAACGCCGACTGTAGTTGTGGTGGGTGCGACCGACGAACTCGGTGAAATCACGGCCGCAGTCACGTTCCACGTCAGTGTTTTGGTGTCGGTGCCCGCCGCGTTGGCGGCGCTAATGGTGGAAGAATAAGTGCCGCCGGTGGTCGGGAAAAACGTGACGAAGCCGGTGGAGGTGTTGAATCCCGCCGATCCCGGCGGCAATCCGCTCAGGCCGAAACTCGTTGGGCTGTTGGTCGCGGTAATCTGGTAGCTTGTATTGAAGCCCTGATTCACGTTCATGCTCAGCTGGGAGGTGATGACCGGCACGGGACTTGGAACTCCGATCGCGTAAACGTAATCGCCGCTATACCAAGGGCGGCCGTCCATCACTTGCACGCGCACGTAATGCGTTCCGGCTGAAGTCACCGTGAAACTCGCCCAGCCCTCGGCAGGCGAACGCCATGGATCGAGCCAGCCGTGAATCTGAGTCCAACCCGACTCGCCGGGACGCTGGATGTAGACATTGATCGCCAGAATCAGCGGCATGTATCCCGCGTTCCAGTCGTTGCCATCCGAGTTGTCGGAGTAGTTTCCGTGTGTCCCGACACCAATGCTCACCGACTGTCCCACCGTGGCCGTAGGCGGCACACTGATCCAATCCACCGTCGGCGGCGTGACCAAGTCGGCCCGCGCGCAGAGGAATGCAATGACCAGTCCGCCTAGGACCGTCCAAAGTCGTGCGCCTTGCATGGCTTTCACTCCTTGGGGTCGATGATGCCGAGAATGGTCGTCGCCTTGCCGGGCAACGCTCCGTCAAATTCAAGGAGGACGACAAACCTGCCGGACTTAGTCGTCGAACCGGGCGCCACCTTCACATTCCATTCCGTCGGCGAGAGCTTTTCCAAAACCGCCGAGCTGTTACCGAGCGCTCTAGCGTTCTTTGGTGTTACCGTGTTCGCCACGACCGTGAGCTTAACCGTCTTGGCGGCAAGTGTCTCCCCCGCCGCCCAGTGCAGTTCTCGCGTGGACAACTGCACGACGGTCTCGCGCGCGATTCTCAGATGAACTTCCTTGATGCCTTGGTCGGTTAAGACGCGAACCGCATCGATATCTCCGTCCGTGTTGTCGGCCGCGCTGTAGACGATGGAAATCGCCTCCTCCTTGCCGGCGGGAATCGTGCTAGGGAAATCCGCGATGAAGACGCCGCGCGTCGCTTGCACGCCGAGGACCTTCATCACCTTCTCTCCACCGTTCTTAAACGGCATCAGAAGCACAGTGGTGTCACGCTGGTTCCACTTCAGCGAGATTTCATAAACGGGCGGTAGCGGCTGGCCATTGACCAGCGGAGAAACCACTGCGCGTAATGGCACATCCGCCGGCGGAACCGAGACGGATTGAGCAATACCGGATAGAGCGAACAGAGTCGCTGACACGCAAACAAGGGGAGTCCTCATAGGGAATGAATCACGCCGCCGGTGGCCCCCTGCTGCGATAGAACTCACAATCACGAATCTTGAGTCGTTCGCTCAAGGACATTCGGGACAGATCACTCAAAATAAGGATCGCTTCGGCAGCCGTGAAAGGTCTGAAGTGGCCTCGAATTTTTGCGCCGCCGAGAGGGTTAGTCTGGGCCAAGAAAGGCCCCAGACATGAAGAGCAAGAGATACACGACAGAAGAGAGGATCCGGATTCTGCGCGAAGCCGATGCCGGCGGGCACACGATCGCGGAGCCGTGCAAGGAGAAGAACATCCCGGAGGTGACGTTCCACCGCTGGAAGCGCGAGTTCGGGATGATGGAAGTGAACGACGCGAAGCGAATGAAGGAGTCGGAGCGGGAGAACACCGAACTGAAGAAGATGCTGGCGGACTCGCTGCTGGAGAATCGGGTGCTGCGCTTCGTGAACGAAAAAAATTATGAGCCCGGGGCACAAGAAGCAGATGGTGCAGGCGGTGATCGCCGAGCGCCTGTGCTCCGGGCGCCAGGCGTGCCGGTTCCTGCGGCTGGCGCGGGCCACCTGGTGGTATCGCGCCGGGGAGCGCAGCGAGCGCCAGCAGCAGCTGGTCGCCCGCGGCCACGCGCTGTCCGAGCGACATCCGCGCTACGGCTACCGACGCATCGCGGCGATGTTACGCGACGAGGGTTGGTTGGTGGGCAAGCGCCAGGTGCAGCGACTGCGGCGAGCGGAAGGACTGCGCGTGCCACCGACCAAACGCAAGTTGGCGCGGCGCGGCCACTCGACCGGGCTGCCGACCCAGGCGACGCACCGCGGGCACGTCTGGACGTGGGACTTCATCGCCGACGCCACCGTGCGCGGCGGCGCCCTACGGATGCTCACGGTGCTCGACGAGTATACCCGCGAGTGCCACGTCCTGCGGGCCGACCGGGCCCTGAAGTCCGGAGACGTGATCCGGCTGGTGAGGGACGCCATCGAGCAGCACGGCGCCCCGGAGTATATCCGCTCGGACAACGGTTCGGAGTTCATCGCCAAGGAACTCCAGCAGTGGCTGGCCGATCAGAAGATCCGGACCATCTACATCGAACCGGCCAGTCCTTGGCAGAACGGGTTGGTGGAATCCTTCCACGGACGCTTCCGCGACGAGTGCCTCAACCGCGAGCAGCTCTGGACGCTGACTGAGGCTCGCATCGTCATCGAGGACTTCCGCATCGACTACAACACCCGCCGGCCGCACAGTCGGCTCGGCTATCGCAGCCCCGCGCGTTACGCCGCCCAACTTACCGCTGTCCCGACTCCGGTCGGCCTCCCGGCCTCCCTCCGTCGGGACAGCTGCAACGACAACCGTAAGCGTCGCTTCGGGTGCCTCGTAGATACGGTAGTTCCGAGGTGATAAGGTCGGTGGGTGGCAAATACGGTATCTACGGAATTGGTGCACCATGGTGAGAGGCGCGATCGTGCCGGACGCCGGCGCGTGCCGCGGGAGCGGCGGGAGCAGCTGTTGGCAGCGTTTCGCGAGAGCGGCCTGACGGCCGTGGCGTTCGCGGAGCGGGAGGGTGTCTGTTACACGACGTTTTGCCACTGGCTGCAGCGGGCGAAGCACGCGCCGCGCGTGAGCGGTGCCTCGACGGTGAGGTTTGCAGAGGTGGCGTTGCCGTTGCCGAGCGTCAGTGCGAGTGGTCTCGAAGTGCGATTGGCGGATGGCACGGTGGTGCGTGGAGGCGGGGTCGAGGAACTGGCCGCGCTGGTGCGGGCGCTGCGGAGCTGAGCGGCGATGCTGTCGTTCCCGCACTCGGTCCGGATCTTCGTGGCGGTGGAGCCGGTGGACATGAGAAAACAATACGACGGGCTGTGGCTCGCCGCGCAGTCGCAGTTGGGCGAAGATCCGAAGCAGGGCGCGGTATTTTGCTTCACGAATCGCGAGCGCACGCGCCTGAAGTTGCTGTATTGGGACGGCACGGGAGTGGTGATCGTCGCCAAGCGACTCGAGACCGGCCGGTTCTCCTGGCCGGAGCCGAGCGAGGCGAAGCGCAAACTCTCGCTGACGCCGGAGGCGCTGGCGCTGATCGTCGGCGGAGTGGATTTGAAAACCGCCACGTTGAAGCCGTGGTATGAGAGGGACGAAAAATAATATAACGCGCGCGGAACTTTTGGCGCGCGAGTTGCACTCAACGCGCGCATGTCCACCACCGCCGCGCCGCTCGACGAAGTCGCGCTCCTGAAACAGGAGGTGGCGTTGCTACGCGCGCAGATCGAGTGGTTCAAAAAGCAACTCTTCGGTGCGGGCAAGAGCGAGAAGCTGGATCGCGCGCAACTGCTCTTGCAGATCGACGCGCTGGAAAAAGCTGCGGCGGCCGCCGAGCGTCCGGTCGAGACGATCACCTACGAGCGCGCCGCCGGCCCAGCGCCGAAGCGCACGCTGCCGGCGGAATCCTTCGCGCACTTGCCGGTGAAGGAGACGGTGGTGATCGAGCCGGAGGCTGTGAAAGCGGACCCTGCGCTCTACGAGCAGATCGGCGAGGAGCGCACGTTCGAGGTGGATGTGGTGCCGCCGCAGCTGTTCAAGCGCGAGATCGTGCGCCCGAAGTATCGGCATCTTCTGGACCGGAGCCGGGCGCCGTTGTTGGCGCCGGCGCCGAAGCGCGTGGTCAGTGGCGGCTTCGCGTCGGCGGGATTGATCGCGTGGGCGCTGACCGCGAAATTTTGCGACCACCTGCCTCTGTTCAGGCAAGAGAAGATGCTGGCGCGGTGGGGCGCTCCGATCTCGCGGCAGAACTTGAGCGAGTGGGTCGGGATGGCGAGCGCTCAGCTCGAGCCGCTGGTCAAAGTGATGAAGCAAGACTTGCTGGCCAGTGGTTACGTCCAGGCCGATGAAACTCCCATCCGCTGCAACGACCCGGACCTGCGGGATGGGAAAACTACCACGGGATGGCTGTGGGCGTTGTCGCGCCCCGGAGGCGATGTCGTCTTCGAGTGGCGATTGTCTCGTCGGCACGAAGAGGCCGAGCGGCTGCTCGGCGACTACCGAGGTGTTTTGCACACGGACGGATACGCCGCCTACGGCGTGTTTGTTCGCAGCCATCCGCACGTCGAGTGGGCCGGATGCTGGGCGCATGCTCGCCGGCAGTTTATCGAAGCGGCGGCGGAGCGGCCGCGCACCGCGGAACGCGTGCTGCGCCTGATCAGTGAACTTTACGCGCTCGAGACGCAATGGGACGAGCAGCAGGTCGGTGATCGCCGCGCGGCGCTCCGACAGGAACACTTTGCCCGCCCGCTCGCGCGACTGCGTCGATTGGTGCTCGCGCTGCAGAAGCGTGTGCTTCCTCGCTCCGGCCTCGGCCAGGCTTGCACGTATCTGCTCGGCCAATGGACGCCGCTCACCGCTCACCTGAATCACAGCCAAACCAAGCTCGATACCAACGCCGTCGAGAACGCGATCCGCCCCTCAAAGCTTGGCGCGAAAAACTGGCTCTTCATCGGACATCCCGACGCCGGCGATCGCGCGGCCGTGATTTACTCACTGGTCATCAGCTGCCAGCGCCACGGCCATGATCCTCATGCTTACCTGCGCGACGTGCTGGCCCGGCTACCGTCGATGACCACGGCCGACGACTTGCGGCCGCTGCTGCCCGCGCACTGGAGCGCGGCATCATAGTCGCATCGGAAGTGCCGTAGTTACGGCACTTCCAATCCGTCCTGCACAAATACCGTATTTACCTCGTCAACGAGGCACTCGGAGCGACGCTTACCGACAACCGATAGATCAACCCATAACAACATCCCGGACCAACACCCGGGGTGGCTCGAAAAGTCGGGGCCGGTCACGCGGGGTAGACGCCGGGGCGGCGGCGGCGCTTCACGCTCAGGCCGTGGCGGCGCAAGATCTCGCCGATCGTGCTGCACGCCGGCGGGCCTCCACCCCGTGCTTCTTCCCCAGCAAATCCTGGAGCTTCTTCGGTCCCCACGTGCGATGGAGCCGACGCTCCGCCAAGATCAGCCGCTCGATCGCGGCAGCGGTGCGCTGCGGGCAACGGTGCGGCCGGTGGCTGCGCACAGCCAGCGCCTTCCAGCCGCCGAGCGCATAACGCTCCAGATGCTTGTAGGCCGTTTTGCGGCTGATGTGGAACTGCGCGCACAGCTCCGTGATCGTGAAACGATCCGTCTGCGCCAGGCTCACGAAGCGGATGATCTCTTCCATCGGGGTCACGGTTCTCCACGGCATAGTGCCGCAAAGTGTAACCCATCACCCCGGTCTATCTGTCACCTATCTCGCCGGATCGAACCTTGGCTCGGCTTTGTTAATCGCGTTTTCGGAAGACGGTCGTTGAACCAGAATCGGCGTCCTCACGAAAAATCTGACCCTGCTCAAAGCGCCATTTATACAACGTTGTAACGGAGAGATACGCCTTACTGTTGGAAGACCCTATCAACCGAATCTCACCGTTCTTGCTCACTGAGTAGGTGAGCCGCAGATTAAGCATTCGCGGCTCCTTTTCTCCGAAGACGCGAGAGAGCACTTTCATTTCCAAGGTGTCACGCGCAACAAGGATGGACTGCTCGCCTCCTGAGTCCAGATACGTGCCGACCGGTGGAAGATCACGGCTCACGCAGGCACTGGTCAGAAGACAGAAGCCCAAGCAAAGGAGGACTAGGGATTTCATGGGTGAGGAGGTTACCACGCATCACTTGGGTTGCCAGCGTATCCACCGCCTCCTTTCCCGTGTGGATCGGGATCACCAGGGCCGGGAATGCGATTTCCCCATTTGACCGCATTATCCCAACCTTCCACTCCGGGATAAACATAGCCGACGGTCATGCCGAACATGTTAGCCACGATATCCATCACCGAATCGATGGCATGGTTCACAGTGCCTTGGGCACTTTGCTCTGCGGAGAAAGAACCCCAATCAAAGGGTGTTTCGTGGTAGATGCCCCCGAGCGCAATGATGGGGGCACCGATCAACCCCAACTTTTGGGCGGCGTAGGCATTTGATCCAGCATGCCACGCATGCATGCCGTTATCAGCAGGGCTTGGGGTTTGAGCCCATGCTTTTTGCTGCGACTCGGCCACGCCCTTATTGAGTTCGCCTGACAGAACTCCACCGGTCTTTCCCTTCCCCCATGCACCGAAGTTGAGCATATCACGCCAAGCTTTGCCGTAATTCTCGCCGATCACGCGATCGATGACGACCTTTCCGGCGACACCCACGCCCTTCGCCATAGCTGAAGGACTCAACTGCGAGCGCGACGGCGGCGAGCCGAGCGCGTAGAAAGTCGCCGCCGCAACCGCTCCGTTGGCAAACTTTCCGCCGCCGAGTTCGGACGCAGTGCCGCCAACGAGCGCCTGGATAATCATCCCAGCGAACCAATTTTGTTTTGCTGCGGCGCTTATCGACGGCCCCATCGCGCCAGTCGCTAGACCGGCAATGAACCCGTGCCGGAACTCGCCACCAGTAGCTTCAGAGACAGCTCCTTGCGCTGCGCCGTGGGCGAGCATTTTTCCGAGCCCGCCGATGCCGCTAGCGTTGATTCCGAAAGTTATCCCGCCCGTGACTGCGCCTATTGCACCACCGATCAAGCCGGCCTTGAAGGCATCGCCGATACTCCCTCCATTGAGTAACGAGCCTGCAAATCCTGATCCGAAGCCGAACCCTGCTCCC
Coding sequences within it:
- a CDS encoding IS3 family transposase, yielding MSPGHKKQMVQAVIAERLCSGRQACRFLRLARATWWYRAGERSERQQQLVARGHALSERHPRYGYRRIAAMLRDEGWLVGKRQVQRLRRAEGLRVPPTKRKLARRGHSTGLPTQATHRGHVWTWDFIADATVRGGALRMLTVLDEYTRECHVLRADRALKSGDVIRLVRDAIEQHGAPEYIRSDNGSEFIAKELQQWLADQKIRTIYIEPASPWQNGLVESFHGRFRDECLNREQLWTLTEARIVIEDFRIDYNTRRPHSRLGYRSPARYAAQLTAVPTPVGLPASLRRDSCNDNRKRRFGCLVDTVVPR
- a CDS encoding IS66 family transposase codes for the protein MSTTAAPLDEVALLKQEVALLRAQIEWFKKQLFGAGKSEKLDRAQLLLQIDALEKAAAAAERPVETITYERAAGPAPKRTLPAESFAHLPVKETVVIEPEAVKADPALYEQIGEERTFEVDVVPPQLFKREIVRPKYRHLLDRSRAPLLAPAPKRVVSGGFASAGLIAWALTAKFCDHLPLFRQEKMLARWGAPISRQNLSEWVGMASAQLEPLVKVMKQDLLASGYVQADETPIRCNDPDLRDGKTTTGWLWALSRPGGDVVFEWRLSRRHEEAERLLGDYRGVLHTDGYAAYGVFVRSHPHVEWAGCWAHARRQFIEAAAERPRTAERVLRLISELYALETQWDEQQVGDRRAALRQEHFARPLARLRRLVLALQKRVLPRSGLGQACTYLLGQWTPLTAHLNHSQTKLDTNAVENAIRPSKLGAKNWLFIGHPDAGDRAAVIYSLVISCQRHGHDPHAYLRDVLARLPSMTTADDLRPLLPAHWSAAS
- the tnpB gene encoding IS66 family insertion sequence element accessory protein TnpB; this encodes MRKQYDGLWLAAQSQLGEDPKQGAVFCFTNRERTRLKLLYWDGTGVVIVAKRLETGRFSWPEPSEAKRKLSLTPEALALIVGGVDLKTATLKPWYERDEK
- a CDS encoding helix-turn-helix domain-containing protein; this encodes MEEIIRFVSLAQTDRFTITELCAQFHISRKTAYKHLERYALGGWKALAVRSHRPHRCPQRTAAAIERLILAERRLHRTWGPKKLQDLLGKKHGVEARRRAARSARSCAATA